The following are encoded in a window of Chiloscyllium plagiosum isolate BGI_BamShark_2017 chromosome 11, ASM401019v2, whole genome shotgun sequence genomic DNA:
- the mrpl37 gene encoding 39S ribosomal protein L37, mitochondrial, whose protein sequence is MWCRASGVRAVNLVPALSGCRTLHVAAGLSAQAQRPQKMPEPVEIPGLEPITYWDRMHYVPGLADPKCPPWDRGWEDPWHRRGPKYEEMPLYKEKPCFTFHQRTKMLEGVKQALWLTKSKLIEGLPKQILRIAADSANYIEDQDERVKAAISHARFWSTTEIRPKRNRFCPVLLQNLLHLCRILQPRFPALGNRTLAENYRVTAMWERESDLFRISGLNGILLSSKQPLPTGAGKEEILSTESYVLPTFYPISPNIDLQQTNIYEIHNDTGFRDGYPFPHAHTLYFTECSAHTARFKPEPLRAKMIMFTFANAFARAKLLYGEEPKVLDNPITVQCIATNGRMFQFLVLQLNTTDLQSSNDGVKNLIWLDQDQLLYDYAKCLPVIRKKMIQVPAGLSGYCPETFSKFLAMYLHGAV, encoded by the exons ATGTGGTGCCGGGCTTCGGGTGTCCGAGCGGTAAATTTAGTCCCTGCCTTGTCAGGCTGCCGTACCCTCCATGTCGCCGCTGGGTTATCCGCCCAAGCCCAGCGACCGCAGAAAATGCCGGAGCCGGTAGAAATCCCCGGACTGGAGCCTATCACTTATTGGGACAGAATGCACTACGTGCCGGGCCTAGCCGACCCCAAATGCCCACCCTGGGACAGAGGATGGGAAGACCCGTGGCATCGCCGGGGTCCCAAATATGAGGAAATGCCGCTGTACAAGGAGAAGCCGTGTTTCACGTTTCACCAGAGAACTAAGATGTTGGAGG GTGTTAAACAAGCTCTTTGGCTGACCAAATCTAAATTAATAGAGGGTCTTCCTAAGCAGATACTAAGGATAGCTGCAGATTCTGCAAATTATATTGAGGACCAGGATGAGAGGGTTAAGGCAGCTATCAGTCATGCTCGTTTTTGGAGCACCACTGAAATTCGTCCTAAAAGAAATCGGTTTTG CCCTGTATTGCTGCAGAACCTCTTACACTTATGCAGGATCTTGCAGCCCCGATTTCCTGCACTTGGAAACAGGACACTGGCTGAAAATTACCGTGTGACTGCAATGTGGGAGAGAG AATCTGACCTTTTCCGGATTAGTGGTTTAAATGGAATCCTCCTGAGTAGTAAGCAACCTTTACCAACAGGAGCAGGAAAAGAAGAGATATTAAGCACTGAAAGTTATGTCCTTCCAACCTTCTATCCCATCTCTCCTAACATTGACTTGCAACAAACTAATATCTATGAAATACATAATGATACAG GCTTCCGTGATGGGTACCCTTTTCCTCACGCGCACACACTGTATTTTACAGAGTGTTCTGCTCATACAGCTAGGTTCAAACCTGAGCCACTGAGGGCGAAGATGATCATGTTCACATTTGCAAATGCTTTTGCAAGGGCCAAGCTGCTATATGGT GAAGAGCCAAAGGTGCTGGATAATCCTATCACAGTACAATGCATTGCCACAAATGGAAGGATGTTCCAATTCCTGGTATTGCAGTTAAATACCACAGATCTGCAATCATCAAATGATGGTGTAAAAAACCTAATTTGGCTAGATCAAGATCAGCTACTATATGACTATGCAAAGTGCCTCCCGGTAATCAGAAAGAAAATGATACAG